Proteins encoded in a region of the Parerythrobacter aestuarii genome:
- a CDS encoding RidA family protein — protein MTERRRLASASPFEEQIGFCRAMRVGNRILVSGTAPIEDDGSSTPGDAGAQADRCFTLILRSIEELGGSVEDVVRVRMFVTDIAVADAVSASHARHMKPARPTATLVAVKELYRPEWLVEIEAEAMLD, from the coding sequence ATGACCGAACGCCGCCGCCTCGCCTCCGCTTCGCCATTCGAGGAACAAATCGGCTTCTGCCGCGCCATGCGGGTTGGCAACCGCATCCTCGTCTCAGGCACGGCCCCCATTGAGGATGACGGCAGCTCGACGCCTGGTGATGCGGGCGCGCAAGCGGACCGTTGCTTCACTCTGATCCTGCGCTCGATCGAAGAGTTGGGCGGAAGTGTCGAAGACGTGGTGCGCGTGCGCATGTTCGTGACCGACATCGCAGTCGCCGATGCTGTCAGCGCCAGCCATGCGCGCCATATGAAGCCGGCGCGGCCCACCGCCACGCTGGTCGCGGTCAAGGAGCTCTACCGGCCCGAATGGCTGGTCGAGATCGAAGCCGAGGCAATGCTCGACTGA
- a CDS encoding I78 family peptidase inhibitor, whose amino-acid sequence MRPRFVLMAGMLPSLMACAASAPPPQTVEPAPEAEASCVAEAAQRYVGKRATKAIGDAIIAATGASIFQWVPPDTAVTMDYRPERVRISYDRAMTITSIRCG is encoded by the coding sequence ATGCGCCCCCGCTTCGTTCTGATGGCCGGAATGCTTCCGAGCCTCATGGCCTGCGCAGCTTCAGCGCCACCACCCCAGACAGTCGAACCGGCCCCGGAGGCAGAGGCTTCCTGCGTGGCTGAAGCGGCGCAGCGCTATGTCGGGAAGAGGGCAACCAAGGCCATCGGCGATGCCATCATTGCGGCTACCGGTGCTAGCATCTTCCAATGGGTGCCGCCGGATACTGCGGTCACCATGGACTATCGGCCTGAACGGGTTCGCATCAGCTACGACCGCGCGATGACAATCACTTCGATCCGCTGCGGATAG